The nucleotide sequence CCCACAGCTTATCAGAGCTCTAGTTCTACAGGTAGATATATAATGCATACTTGAGTACTCATTGTGTGAGCAGCAGTCTTTCTATTGTGTTGGTCTTTTTTGACAGGCACCTTTTCTGGATGTACTCGGCACAATGCAAGACATTTCCCTGCCGCTAACTTTAGAGGAGAGAGGGGAGTGGGGAGACCCCCTTATAAGGGAACACAGAGATAACATAGCTTCTTACTGTCCCTGCCACAACATTCAACCTCAGGTAAATCACTCAGATGTTTCATATAGTACTGATGAAATGtcagtactttttaaaaaagtattatttcaacatttataaaCCATGAATCGTTCCTaaagcatattagaatgatttctgaaggatcatgggaCACTTAAGACTTCAGTACTGGCTAATTAAAATTAAGCATTCcaacacagaaataaattacattataaaatgtttacataaatatgttctaaatattaatatttcactatATTTTCAGCATTTTTGCTCGAAATTAATGCAGACTTGCTGAGTGTAGGAGTGTAAGTTTTTAAAGACCACAACAAGTGTGATAAGTAGTGTGTTTTATGATTCAGGGAGAattttgtaatagttttttttcacagCTTTACCCATCCATGCTGATCACCGCATACTCAGAGGACCACAGAGTTCCTGTATCTGGAGTCATAAAGTACGCGGAAAGACTAAAGAAGGCAATCCAAATGTGTACCACTCAGGTTGATGTTAACGGTGAGTGCATAAATGCTCCATTAAGCGTTTTTAATCATCTTTACACTTCTCAGATTCTCCTAGAACATAAAATAGAGCAATCTGTCCACAGTAGGAAGTATTCCTGGACACAAAGTGGACAATTACAAATCAATGTAGCACACAACACTGAATGGCATTTTGCCCCGTAATGATTTAAAAATCtctattatattatttcacatCTTTTTCTAAAACAAATCTCTCTTAAGGAAGACAAAAAAAGCTATCTTGACCTTGTAAAAATCATTTATTAGGTAAACAAGAATAGGATAACATACTTAAATGTTTCCAGTCTGTCTGAAACTAAAAAGCCAAGAATGTTTTGATTGTGGGGCAAGCACGgtgggcgcagtgggtagcacgatcgcctcacagcaagaaggttgctggttgagccctggctgggtcagttggcattcctgtgtgcagtttgcatgttctccccagttcttgtgtgtttcctccgggtgctctcgGTTTACCCTACAgtttcaaagacatgcgctataggtgaattgaataaactaaactgggcGTAGTGTATGTAATTGTGAGTTCATTTCgcttgtggcgacccctgattaataaagggactagccgaaaaggaaatgaaagaATGTTTTGATTGTCCTGTGCATTGTGATTGGCCAAACACTTCAACAGTGTTGtaaatgttgttattgtttttgccATGTCAGTTTGAGCCCTTAACatggctaacatgaattagcatgttttagagTGTTTCAAAACAttgctaacttttttttttattatcgttatttttaaatatggctAACACATATTAGCAAGTTTTTAAAAACATGGCTAACTTGTTTGCTTGATTTTAACAcataagctgcgtcccaaatcgcatacttatgcactattctacaccattttgttgTATAatagtagtgcattcacactgaaatctCTAAAAAGAatgagtgcactttaattacccggatgatgcactcattcaaccggtaaaatgaagtgtgtaatgatggacaatTCACGCACTCAACAACCGCAGTTTTGCTCGCGTAGCGGAAGGGGCAGAGCTATCgggtgcacatgttggataactttattcaTTTTGGATGGTAAAAgaaaaattctcctatgagagggattatagcgcctcctgatggtgaatgcggttatactcatcaCAGGTATtctttggtagtttggtcatttttttcactaatttggcaatcATGGAAACGGGTTGAATTTCCGATTAGTAaaaaaccattagtgttccattttggACGACACTACATTGgaatactatgctgttgagtgtgtaaatgcataagtacataggctaatgcataagtgcatagtgtatagagtgtcatttgggacgcagctgtTGCttacatgaattagcatgttttagcattttcaaaacatGGCTAACTTTTTTAATTTTAGCACATAGctaacatgatttaacatgtttttagcattttttaaatgtggctacctgttttttttaaccaagctaacatgaattagcatgtttcaaaGTGTAGCTAACTTGAAACTTTCATTTTAAACGCATAGTCATGTTTCAAAACATAGCTgacttgttttctttattttaacaCATAGCtcacataaattagcatgtttttagcaattTCAAAACGTGGCTAACATCTTTAATTTTAATACATggctaccatgaattagcatgtttttagcattttcCAAATGTGGCTACCTGTTTTTTAACCaagctaacatgaattagcatgtttcgaAACATGGTTAActtgtttccttttttaaaacatagctcacatgaattagcatgtttttagcatgttaaaAACGTGACTAACATCTGTAATTTTAAAACATAGCTCACATGAattatgggtgacacggtggcgcaatgAGTAGTGCTGTCacatcacaacaagaaggttgctggttcgagtcctgactggatcagttggcatttctgtgtggagtttgattgttctccccgtgttcgcgtgggtttcctcagggtgctccggtttcccccacagtccaaaaacatgtggtataggtgaattgggtaagctaaattgtccgtagtgtatgtcctggtcctccaggttgaagGTTAAGCTAACAattcacctcataaaaactagatgttatgaaacaccaaaatggtgcggctaaatatcaacctCGATATAAATggtcctgggagtaagtaagcTAACCTGAATTAGCTTGTTTTAACATGATATATTTAACATTATCTTAATATTAGTACTTAATAGGGCGTTTTACACTTATTAGGTTATCCTAAACCCTGTATTAACAGAATCATGGGTTATCTGTAATCAAGTTTCTCACTGCTCATACTATACCTGGGGTTAAGGAATAATCATGGGTAGTTAACAACTATAACAACTTCTTATATACAGTGCATATTTGTGGTGTCACTGATTGGACGAACAGCAggccatattatatatataataattatagtcAGTTGCATAAAATATCGCCACATAGGTCTTTAGCTAAGCTTCACAAGATGAGCAAAGGCAGGAAATCAAAgacaaaatgtacaaatgaatgacaacaaggagcaaaGTAAGTAACCTTAGCATCTCCTGATCACTCCAGCTTACACGCtttccatattttaatatttacttacTTTCTCTCGCCGACTGATCAGTAGGTTAgcttgaaaaaattattcaagaaTCCTAATAAATACGTTTATCACCAAGCAGACAGAAAACATGAAGCGTAATGGATAGATGAACATCAaactattcataattaatatCAGAAATGAATTGTTGACCATCCGTGTGTTTGATGAAGAGCGTTTTACAACATGACAGCTGTAATATGAAAAACTCCTCCTGATTCACGAGTGAAGTATAATGGAAATGAACTTGGAGGTCAGTGGCTGTAATCCCAGCTCTCAAACAAACCCGCAGGCTCAAGAGAAGCActtacactctctctctttctctctccttccTCTGGAGAGAAGAGCACTGATCTGGAAACAGGTGATGTGCAGCGATTCCTCTCCATATCAGGCCGAGGTCATCTTGCATTGGAGCCACTCCGTGAGATATCCGCCATCAGCACGTCTTAAAGCAGCCTCCATCTGTCTGCCATTAATTacctttattatattaaattcaccaacaccacacacacacacacacacacacttaaaaagagaaaaaaaaacaaggaaagtTCCTCTAATCTCTCCCGTTCCTCTCCAGCAGATAAAACGCTGATCACACACGCTGGCAGCTCAGACGATTAACATGTTTATGAGATAGCGTATCAGGCGAGGAGATAAGAAACAATACACTGGGCAGTGCCAAGGTCAGGAGGAGGCTTGTGAAACACCGGCGGCCGCTCTGCAGATAACAGGCAGATGACAGAGTTTGTAGGATTAGacgtatgattttttttttttttacactcagCTTCACTTCAGAGAGATCTCATCACCGTGGGGAAGCAAGGCAGCCAAGTCCACCTCCGCAGCAGCCTCTCATCGGCCACTCTGTTTCAAGAGCGCTCACTTTAAAGTGCTGCTGCTTACGCTGATGGATGTGATGTGATGCTCAGGTGTTGTGATGGAGAGCCAGTGTAACGGATTAGGCTTGGATGTTGTCCGCGTAGGCTTTCTTATTCAGTGGGTTTTGCCTTGTGATAAACTTGAGCTAGTATACTCGTGCTTTATTTATCTAGCTACTTTACTGTTTTTTGGGTTGTTTGCTgtattaataatagtttttacttaaatgaaactaaattatagattttagaattgtttttaattttggtaatgaccaaactgaaataaatatagacACTAAAGctaaaagacacacaaaaaaataataataatgtaaagctAAATTGAAATATCAAAAAAATGTACGTCAAACcccattaaaaatacaaataaaattgaaatgaaacTGAAAATCCATTAAAAGAAAAGCTCATCcaacatgttatttaaaaattgtaaaatcagtgtttcctctaggattttttccagctgtggcggcaggcctttttttacacagatctaccaactacctgtggcgttatttcaatgacaaatgtcgtgagcgcagtattagaagtcgagatcgcatttatataatagcctacgagcatgcggatctctttgcttgcgcgccgatttttctgctcgtgcacaaaacttcttgcacgcccactcaaatataagccgctttcaGAGCgcacagatcttcttgtgcgctctcaaataaacgctgctgaggtgcgatttagtgcgtttatgtaacgagtacgtttccagcatttattagatatgctaggaatatttctgaatggctctggtattaatgcgtcctgaaataaagtaaaacggctatacgtcgtgttttctggcctcacgcatcacaaaacaaatgacgcacagcactactacggttacagaaaagtttgcgctgttataattcacttaccttttaatacgttttgctGCGGTTATCACCcgctttaaaaaaatagaatgttttgaatgagaagctgcaccccgccatggaagaatgaatgtagggGAAaccatgtaaaatgtattaaagtacactactagttgatcatttggtatcagaagaggtttatatgaaaggcaaacgccTCTTGATTATGcttactttaccaaaataaaatatgatcatgcattgatttttaataatttaattaggacagtaaggtttgactttgattggacaaaagtcttgtcgcttaacagaaataatgtacagtttagaatataaagtcatggtgcagtggaaaaagaattaatattgtgtatgactcccatgagctttgaggactgcatccattcatctctgcaatgactcaaaataactcattaataaagtgatctggaatggcaaacaaagggttcttgcaggactcccagagtcatGTAAGGGGATACAAGATCAGGTCGTTCTCGAGAGCTAAGTGAATTTGTTCGGCCTATTCCTTGATTATCAGGGGCAGCCCTAGAGGAATAGACTGCCAACCACACCAGCACATACCCACACGGTGAAAGCTCAGAGCTAAAGTATTCATATACTCTTcctattagtttatttaattcacgtATGTCGCATGGTtttggactgtggaaggaaaccggagtacccacgtgagcacggggagaacatgtaaactctgcacagaaatgccaactggtccagcctaggatttgaaccagcgaccttcttgctgtgaggcaagaggcCTAGCCACTTTGCCACTATGTCGCCCAATCCTGGATTAATCAAGAAAAGAggagggagatggggtggatggaggggggtttttcaaaaaacatatataaaattttCTACATTCTAAATTTctaaatttagtcttgttttaaccAAGACGTCTttcagacatctattagacgtctatttaacacaaaattgcttggtggaAAAGCTTAAGATAATCTGCCAAGTGTCAAGATCTAGCTCTCAGAAGATGAAATCTATGAAGTTCTATGTGGACATAGCAAACTTTCATAATTAAGCACCTCTCAGAATGCTGAGAAACGCTGAATGAATTGTGACAGATGTGACTGACTTTAAACTCCATACGAAGCCTTGTATGATTAATTGACACTTACCTCCTTTCCTGTTGAACACCAGCACGTGTCCCATCGGTCGTTCTGGACATCCAGCCTGGAGCTGATCACTTCGGCCCTGAGGATTTTCATCTGTCCTTGAATGAGGTACATAAACAGTGATATTCATTACACACATTGCCAAACTGTTATGTCACTGCAGTGCTTGTGCTATAACAACTAACATTTGAGCATACTAGGTATTATTTGCATTAATCATTAAGGCTGTAATTATGATCATTTATGATCAAATGAGTGTATTTATAGCATTATAAAAATACTTTATCTGCATCAGAAGCTTCTCTCTTGGTTCGGCATCATTGACTTGTATTGTACTGTTATTATTGTGACTAACAACATATGGTATTTACAAATTTCAGAGCTATCATTTAGTTGCTACTTTATTGGGTTCAACGGTTCAATTGCTTGACAACGTAAAAATATTtcgtcagccaatcacatggcaagaACTTAATGCATACAGTAATGTGGAagtgatctaagatgatttgctgaagttcaaattgagcatcagaatgaacacacaaatatttaaattgattcCCCCTTAAGTTGTTCTAAACCTTTACGCCTTTCTGTTCAATgcaaagtaagatattttgaagaatgttggaaaccagtaaagTCTTTCAGCAACACAAGTCAtcatagctgggtaaacttaAAGAGCACAGTTATTGTAATGTACCACTATTTGCATTCCAATTTGCTCAAACAAAACTCgacaacagtgtttttttgtttttgtttttttttacgacTTTTAAAGAGGGAAAAGAATAGTGTGTGACTGATAATGGCTGCCAGAggagagaacaatgtcaaattcgattcaaagatgatttattACAAACTAGTTCAGCTTTATAATTGTATGTACAGTTTTTCTACCTCTCAAACTCTGCGTATCCTGTACCAATTCCGTGACGTCATTTATTTCCGCATTCTTTTAATTTTAAAGGTCagtactggcccaatacccccataagtggttccgttctcttatcagttggaatagaataacttttgaaTAGATTATAAGAGACATTTTTTccctatgattactgacatgtgcaggaaccaccaaaattaattacagcaacctagaccacacagaacctaaaaggtacactttcaaatttgagttagcaaaaaagcgcctctttttttggaggggtttattataacacagacaacatgtAGAATTAATTTAATCACTTTCAACTGTGTTTTAGGAAAATTCTAATGGTTTTCTTTAAATGATACCAAACTTTAatatttacacctctgcatgtgggtttgggaagcttttgaatttgggtaggcaaatcCATTtggaaaccccaaaatagcacttgactttaagtATAAGTATACTTTAAGTACTCTAAATATTAAAAGAAGGGTccgtggttacaggtttttaacatttttcaagataacttcttttgtgttcaacagaaaaaaaaagtcaaacaggtttgtgacaagtaaagggtgagttaacgattacagaattttcagttttgggtgaactagaacTTTAGGTAAATGTACGGTGGCGGAGAGAGAGCTTAATGTGTGGTAATTTAATAAAGCACatgcaatgacaaaaaaaacaccagcaagttaagaaaagatctttatcGGTTTGACAGCATACGTGCTGctaattctcacaacacaaacaaataaagaaaacaccTGCATTTTCCTAAAACTCATGCAAATAGCATGGAATGAAACCGAACAGAAATGTTTCTGAGGGGAAccaaaaacatgacagacccGGATGGGATTTGCATAttgtgccgtgactattgctcagttaAGTTGTAGATTTAACATCCTGATTACACGATTCCCATGTCATTTGTAAATTATTAGCCTCGATAACCATAACCTAAAGTTCATCACATTTTCAAGTCTCCTTGAAAATATTTAGCATGTGTATAATATTGTGttattttgcatgtgttgtgagaaaaagcagcacatattttttatttgtttatgttgtgagaaattgcagtgcattttatttatttgtttgtgttgacaacatttatgctgtcaaactgccgaagatcttttcttatttgctgttttttttgtaattgcatgtgctttcttaaattgcagtacATTAAGCTCTTTTGGCCATCATAAAAATTGCCAGTGAGTGTGTATATTACAAGTgatttcttattttaataatgtgCTGTTGGTTTTTCTCTTCCAGAGTGCCCGACAGTTAGCCTTCCTTTATAAAGAACTTGGACTGTCACTGAACCAGCTAAAAACTCGACGGAGAAGAAAATAAAAGTCTAATAAGCTGACTAGCGAGTCCCAAACATTGCTAGACTAAATTGGGTGAGGGGGGGGAAAAAACATCATGTTATCTGGTCATTTGAGGAAAAACAAGTGTGACTTTGCAAATATTTCTGAACATAAAGTTTACACTGAATACAAACGAtatgacagaaaaagaaagaattgATAGCCTTTAtcacttaatatttattttattagataacaCTAAACAAATTGAGACATTAtcaaagcaattcagaaaaaaaaaacatttggagtCACCATTTTGTAGCAATGCTATTTTAAAGTGGACAGGACTAGCACAGAAAGATAAACCCAGGAGAGATAACCTTTATAGATTAACTGTGTCGGTCTGGTTGCTAAAAATAATCCTCAACACTGGTAAAGGATATCTAGTGCGGGTAGGTAGCAGGCTTTCTCAGACACATAGCACTGAGATTGATGGTTGGGGTGAAACTTCTGACTGCTGGAATACTCCAGAAGCAAACCCTGCCCTTGAGATGTTGGGATTCTTGATTTAGGGAACTTGGTCTGGCTTATTGACACTGTACTTAAATGCAGAGTGAGGGAGTCTGGCAACTCTTTAACTGAAGACAGGTCTGTTGTTGTGTCCTTGCCGAAGTTTAGAACCACCAGGAAGCCTTTATTGAGTCCGTCCAGCTCGCGCAAATAAGCGAACACATTGACATCACTCCAAACGTAGCAGAACCAGCCTCGGGACAGTATCATATTGGAACTTCTGAGCAAACTCAGAGCTCGGTACTGGGAAATGGTGGAGCTTGTATCGTCCTGCTGAACCTGAAGACAAAATCGTCTGGATGAGATGATTCTctaatttgttgttgttgatatggTGGTGTAAATGAGTGTACTGTACCTCCACATTGACCGTTCTGTAGTCAGAAGCAATGTCCAGCCATGTGCCATTCAGACTCTCGCTAAAACCAGCATTGAGCTCATTATTCCACTGCATTGGTGTTCGCTGCGGGTCCCGACTCTTGCTCTGGATGTTAGTTAATGCAAAAGACAAGATAACGCAGTAAATACGAGACAAAACGATAACGATAAATACGATAACGCAGTAAAAGCGATACAAAAATTGGTTTCGGTTTCAAATAAACGTGATAAATGTTCTTTTAAAACAGAATCCTGAAGAAAAATCACAAATCAGAcatattatttctatttattttagttttaaatcaaactaaaatgtaaaaaaattaattcatgcaACTACAAGAGTttttaaatatctagtaaaatattatttactgtcatcataacaaaaataaaataaatcagttattagaaattatttattaaaactattaggtttaaaaatgtgttgaaaaaaacttctccccattaaacagagattgagggaaaaatatacaggtggactaataattcaggagggctaatcaaaAAAATACAGTGGGTACCAAATTGTATGGCCAAGCCAGAGCCCTgatttaaacccaattgagcatctctagaGAGACCTAAAAATAGCTGTCCACCagcgtttaccatccaacctcatagaactggagaggatctgcaaagaggaatggcagaggatccccaaatccaggtgtaaaAAACGTATGGCATCTTTCCCAAAACTGCTCATAACTGTTTTAGACCAAAAgtgtgcttctactaaatactgagaaaaatgcCTGAATACTTAGGACAATGtgctatttcagtttttcttttttaataaatctgcaaatatgtcaacaattctgtgtttttctgtcaatatggggtgctgtgtgtacattgaagtaaacaaactgaaatgattttagcaaatggctgcaatataacaaaggaAAAATTTAATGGGGTCTATATACTTTCAATACTCactgtatgcatgtatatttataatgtatttatatacagtgcttacagaaagtattcatagctcttcattttttccacattaaTTATGTTACAGCctgattccaaaatggattaaattcatttacttCCACTAAATTCTAtgcacaataccccataataacaatgtgaaaaaagagtttttgaaattgttgcaaatttattaaaaataaaaaaaatcacatgtacataagtattcacagactTTGCTCAATActatgttgatgcacctttggcagcaattacagcctcaagtctttttgagtatgatgccacaagcttggcacacctgtctttggaaatgTTTGCCCATTCCACTTTGCagtatcaggttggatgggaagcgatggtgtacagccattttcatatctctccagagattttcaatagaatttaggtctgggctctggctgggccactcaagaataGTATTCACCgagccactccattaatattttggtcattgtcctgctggaagatgaaccatcgccccagtctgaggtcaagagcattctgaagcaggttttcattcaggttgtctctgtacattgctgcattcatctttccctctatcctgactagtcttccagttcctgctgctaaaaaacatccccttAGCATGATGCTGTTAccaaccatgcttcactgtagggatggtattagcctggtgatgaacgGTGCCTGGTTCTCTCctacataacgcctggcattcactccaatgagttcaattttagtctcatcagaccagagaattttgtctcttatggtctgagagtccttcagatgccttttggcaaattcctggCAGGgtgtggcttccgtctggccactctaccatacagacctgattggtggatttctgcacagatggttgtctttctgtaaggttctcctctctcccaagaagaatgctggagctcagacagtgtgaccatcgggttattgatcaactacttgactaaggcccttctcccccgatcactcagcttagaaggccggccagctctaggaagagtcctgatagttccaaacatcttccacttacggatgatggaggccactgtgctcagaactttcagagcagcagaaatgtttctgtaaccttccccagccttgtgcctcgagacaatcctgtgtcgaaggtctacagacaattgctttgtcttcatgcttggtttgtgctttgacatgcactgtcaaccctgggaccttatatagacaggtgtatgccttttcaaatcatgtccaatcaactgaatttaccaaaggtgaactccaattaagctgctgtaacatctcaagaatgatcagtggaaactgaatgtacttgagctcaatttagagcttcactgcaaaggctgtgaatacttatttacatgagatttgtcaggttttttatttttaataaatttgcaacaatttcaaaaaatcttttcacattgttattatgggatattatgtgtagaaatttgaggaaataaatgaatttaatccattttggaataaggctttaacaaagaaatgtggaaaaagtgaagagctatgaatacttttcagatgcactgtatatatatatatatatatatatataatgtttccccattcagttagttttttttttttcattcatttaaatgctgtaaatttTGTTTTATGGCTTTAGTAACtaatttaactattattataaaatCAGTCAAACACTCATCTTTAACTTACTGGATCATACTGTCCAGCGGGATCCTGAATGACAGATATGTTGACATCCACCATGCCGATCTCTTCTCCATAGTATGTTGTGGGAGTTCCAGGCAGTGTGAGCAGCAGCATGTTTATAGCGCGCACATATTCCTTACCAGCACTTGAGCCAATACGCGGCTTATCATGGTTTCCTACCTGTTGATGACAAACAGACACAGATTTATTAGTTCAAGGAACAAACCAAAGAAAATGCATTTGAAACTTTATATTTTACAATTCAAAATCATTTTAGAAAAGGTGCAGGGGGGGTTTGGGGgtgggtttttaaaaaaaaacatttttaaaaattacttttttccccatttaattATTCTGAAGTGACACATTTGAGTTTTAGTACTATCTGACAAAGCTCCTAGAggttatcaagattctttggattcatcttcaatgcctcctcctccatcttaccccagacatgttcaataatgttcatgtctggtgactgggctggccaatcctggagcactttgaccttctttgctttcaggaactttgatgtggag is from Danio aesculapii chromosome 13, fDanAes4.1, whole genome shotgun sequence and encodes:
- the LOC130240059 gene encoding prolyl endopeptidase-like, producing MVQTYLNLFVRGGGERGFTWHRAGSVLQKQKGVEDLAACIQTLHHLGVSGPDLTALTARSAGAILAGALCNQNPQLIRALVLQAPFLDVLGTMQDISLPLTLEERGEWGDPLIREHRDNIASYCPCHNIQPQLYPSMLITAYSEDHRVPVSGVIKYAERLKKAIQMCTTQVDVNARVPSVVLDIQPGADHFGPEDFHLSLNESARQLAFLYKELGLSLNQLKTRRRRK